ATTTTTATCGTACTTTTGGAAAGATGATAATTGCCAATTTTGATCGCTGCAATTTACAAGAGAGGCGAGGGAGATGAATAAAAGTAGGGCGGTGTAATAAAAAGATTTCTTAGTCATTCTTCCTCATCATGGAAATAGGATTCTAAATGTTCCAGTCGGCTTTCAATCTGCAATAATTTATAAAGGATAAGTACATGTGTCTTTCCGGCATCAATGCCCACCGGACTATCCTCACTTTTTATCTCATTCAATAACTCTTCGTACTCCTTATCAGATATTTCTAGGTTCATATCACTCTTTTAAAATTTGTCATTCAAATATAGAGTTTGTCGGTGATTTTGAACGCGGATTCACAAACTTTTTTAATTCAAATATAATGTCATTTTCCAGCAACCAGCAACCAGCAACCAGCAACTTACTTAACATCAAAGCCTTCTTTTTTTAGAAACTTCTTAATTTTCTCCACCTGATTACCCTGTATCTCAATAGTTTTTGCATAGCTGGTACCTCCGGCACCACAATGTTGCTTTAGTTTGCTTTCCAGCTCCTCAATTACCTGAGGGTTATGTTGAATATTGGTTATCATAGTTACCTCTTTACCACGTCTTCCGCTTCTGTCTAGCTTAACTTGAACCGCCATAAGTAAGTTTATTAGTGTTTATTTGATACTTGTTCAGATATCTCTTTACCGTTTTCTGCTTTCCAATGATTGTATTTTTCCATCTGTTCCTCGTAAATCTCATAAACGCATCGCCGGCAACCGGTACCGCAACAATCAGTTGGCAATGGTTTTAGTGGCTTCTTCATAAATTAGATCAGACTTATAGGAGAAAGTTGCTGAATATCAATTTGCCTGTTACTTCTATTGGGCAAAATTTAATCCCTATAAAAAACTTTACTACTTACTTTATTACTCTAAATACACAGTTTGGTATTTTAGGAAGCTTCCCCGTAAGCTTCCGGTCTTTTAGAACGGAGTTCGAACCCATGCAGCGTATAGTTTTTGAGATGCCAGAAAAAACGTTTCATCGTTGAGTCAGGAAGGGGGAAACTTATAACTGATTTGGCAGCCCGTCGCAAGGTCTTATCGGCTGCTGTATATTGGGTAATATCAACGATCACGACACCCTCATACTCCTGAACCTTTTTTAGAAAGTAACGTTCCTGGGGAGTGGCGTATTTAACTCTTGAGTGAGTAAAGCCGGTATATGCCCCGCAAAGTTTGTCGCCGTTCTTAAAATAGAGTATCGAATGTGAGCTTTGGTATTTCTCAAATACCTCATCAATATTTTTAAATGTCTCGTCTTCCGATTTTGAAACCACATCATTGAAATCAACGTGTTCTACAGATAATCCGGTGGCATTTGATATTTTTTCTAATGCTTTTTTCTTATCCGATAAGTATAC
This is a stretch of genomic DNA from Halalkalibaculum roseum. It encodes these proteins:
- a CDS encoding oxidoreductase-like domain-containing protein, translated to MKKPLKPLPTDCCGTGCRRCVYEIYEEQMEKYNHWKAENGKEISEQVSNKH
- a CDS encoding translation initiation factor → MAVQVKLDRSGRRGKEVTMITNIQHNPQVIEELESKLKQHCGAGGTSYAKTIEIQGNQVEKIKKFLKKEGFDVK